In the genome of Nocardioides sp. NBC_00368, the window TACGTCCCCGCCACCGCTGCTACTTTCTGCGATGCGCCAACGGGTGGGCGCCCGCTGGCCCCTCACGCTCCGCACAAAGGATCCTCCATGGCTTCTCGCCCGACCACGTACGCCTCCGACCGGGTGAGCCCGTAGATGGAGACCAGGTGGAAGGTCCTCGTCGTCGCCGGGGCGGTCGTGGCCATCTGGGTGGTCCTCGAGCTGCTCGGGTTCATGGCAGACGTGGTCATCGGGGGCTTCTTGCGGAGCTATCCGGTGGCTCTGGCGGTCGTCGCGTTGGCGGTCGGCTACCTGCTCGGTCGCGACAGCAGTCGCTGAAAGACAGTCCGGGACGTTCCCGTCCTTCTACCCGCAGGTAGTGGACCAGAACGCCCCGGACTACTCGGTCTAACCCGCGATCAGCTCCACCGGGATGTTGCCGGCGGTGGCCTTCGAGTACGGGCACAGGGTGTGCGCGACCTCCATGAGCGCCCGCAGGGTGACGTGGTCGACGCCGGTCGCCGAAGCCCGGAGGACCGCGCTCAGGTTGTGGTCCCCGTTGTCTGCGGTCACGGTGATCTCGGCGGTGACCTCGGTGTCACCGAGCCGGATCTGACGGTCGGCGGCGGCCTTGCCGAGTGCACCGCGGAAGCACGCGGACCATCCGGCGCCCAGGAGCTGCTCCGGGTTGGTGCCGGCGCCGTTGCCGCCCAGCTCGACGGGGTAGGCGTGCAGGACGTCGAGATTGCCGTCGGGGGTGGTGCTCCGGCCTCCGTTGCGGCCCTCGCCGACCGTGGTGACGACGGCCGTGTAGCTCTTGCTGGTCATCGATGGTTCTCTTTCTCTTCCGATCCCTGGCGGTCGCCAGGGAGGTGTGTGGGTCGCTCAGGCGCCTACGGCGGCGGTCCGGCTGGACGCGCGGCGGCCGAGGCCGGCCTGGACGACGATCGCGAGCGCGGCGACGGCGATGAGGACCCCGGCGTACAGCTCGAAGGTCGGGATCAGGCCCCATCGCTGAGCGAGCTGGCCGGCGATGATCACGGGAACACCGAAGGAGAGGTACGCGACGGTGTAGATCCCGGCGAAGACGCCGGCCCGGTCCTGGGGCCGGATGTGTGGGGCGACGAGGCGGAGCTGGCCCCCGAAGGCCCCGCCGAACCCGAGCCCTCCGAGGACCGCCCCGAGCCAGAGGATCGGGAGTGACGTCGTGAGGACGCCGGCGACCACGACGACCATGCCGATGAGCACGAGCACCTTTCCCGCGATCGTGCTCCGGCGGGCGGGATGCCGGGCGAAGTAGAAGCTGGCGATCGCTGCGACGAACGGTCCGAGGAAGGCGGTGAACCCGGTCACCAGACCGCCATCCAGGCCGAACTGGAGACGCAGGACC includes:
- a CDS encoding Ohr family peroxiredoxin; its protein translation is MTSKSYTAVVTTVGEGRNGGRSTTPDGNLDVLHAYPVELGGNGAGTNPEQLLGAGWSACFRGALGKAAADRQIRLGDTEVTAEITVTADNGDHNLSAVLRASATGVDHVTLRALMEVAHTLCPYSKATAGNIPVELIAG